A genomic segment from Chrysiogenia bacterium encodes:
- a CDS encoding DNA-directed RNA polymerase subunit alpha, whose translation MFKNWRDLIKPNKLEAEEAGSDYGKFVVEPLERGYGITLGNSLRRILLSSLQGAAISAVQIDGVKHEFSTIPGVKEDVAEVILNFKDVLIRLEGEGPVEISLNKSGPGNVTAGDFTVPSGVEILNPDLHIATLSDSASLKLRATVKMGKGYVPAERNRDEGAPVDTVPMDAAFSPIRKVNYQVSNARVGQRTDYDKLTVEIWTNGTVKPEDAIAYAAKIMKEQVQVFINFEEQAEPAVQQLGAVAGTDVAADEEQQRLNESLSKSVDELELSVRSANCLKNANIRYIGELVQRTEAEMLKTKNFGRKSLNEIKEILGEMHLGLGMKTEGWMPPSSKLD comes from the coding sequence ATGTTTAAAAATTGGCGTGATCTGATTAAGCCCAACAAGCTCGAAGCTGAAGAAGCGGGCAGCGACTACGGCAAGTTCGTCGTCGAACCGCTGGAGCGTGGCTACGGCATTACGCTGGGGAACAGCCTCCGTCGCATTCTGCTTTCCTCGCTCCAGGGCGCGGCCATCAGTGCGGTGCAGATCGACGGCGTCAAGCACGAGTTCTCGACCATCCCGGGCGTCAAGGAAGACGTCGCCGAGGTGATCCTGAACTTCAAGGACGTGCTGATCCGCCTGGAAGGCGAAGGCCCTGTCGAAATTTCGCTCAACAAGAGCGGCCCGGGCAACGTGACGGCCGGTGACTTTACCGTGCCCTCGGGCGTGGAGATCCTCAACCCCGACCTGCACATCGCGACCCTCTCGGACTCGGCCTCGCTCAAGCTTCGCGCCACCGTGAAGATGGGCAAGGGCTACGTCCCGGCCGAGCGCAACCGCGATGAAGGTGCCCCGGTGGACACCGTCCCCATGGACGCGGCCTTCAGCCCGATCCGCAAGGTCAACTATCAGGTCTCCAACGCCCGCGTGGGCCAGCGCACCGACTATGACAAGCTCACTGTCGAGATCTGGACCAACGGCACCGTCAAGCCCGAGGACGCGATCGCCTACGCCGCGAAGATCATGAAGGAACAGGTTCAGGTCTTCATCAACTTTGAAGAACAGGCCGAGCCCGCCGTGCAGCAGCTCGGCGCCGTGGCCGGCACCGACGTGGCCGCCGATGAAGAGCAGCAGCGCCTCAACGAGAGCCTCTCGAAGAGCGTCGATGAGCTCGAACTCAGCGTCCGCAGTGCCAACTGCCTCAAGAACGCGAACATTCGCTACATTGGCGAACTCGTTCAGCGCACCGAAGCCGAAATGCTCAAGACGAAGAATTTCGGTCGCAAGTCGCTCAACGAGATCAAGGAAATTTTGGGCGAGATGCATCTGGGTCTCGGCATGAAGACTGAGGGCTGGATGCCCCCGAGCTCCAAGCTCGACTGA
- the rpsM gene encoding 30S ribosomal protein S13: protein MARIAGVDLPRNKPMRVALTYIYGIGNKTAADILEKSGVDPALRSDDLTEVDVSNIRQILEGQYTLEGDLRREISMNIKRLMDLGCYRGLRHRRGLPVRGQRTHTNARTRKGPSKTIAGKKKATK from the coding sequence ATGGCACGTATCGCCGGTGTAGACCTTCCACGTAACAAGCCGATGAGAGTCGCGCTGACTTACATTTATGGAATCGGCAACAAGACTGCCGCGGACATCCTTGAGAAGTCGGGAGTTGATCCCGCCCTTCGCAGCGATGATCTGACGGAAGTCGACGTTTCCAACATTCGTCAGATCCTTGAAGGCCAGTACACGCTGGAGGGTGATCTCCGTCGTGAGATCTCCATGAACATCAAGCGTCTGATGGACCTGGGTTGCTATCGCGGCCTGCGTCATCGTCGCGGCCTTCCGGTTCGCGGCCAGCGCACCCACACCAACGCGCGCACCCGCAAGGGCCCGAGCAAGACCATCGCCGGCAAGAAGAAGGCGACGAAGTAA
- the rpsK gene encoding 30S ribosomal protein S11 — translation MAEETTPEAEEQSQEQTAPAKGVRRRAGKPPVETGIFHIKATFNNTIITVTDPKGNAIAWSTAGASGFKGARKSTPFAATVAAETAAKKAMDRGMRSAEVRVKGPGSGREAALRAIQAIGIRVTMIKDVTPLPHNGCRPSKRRRV, via the coding sequence ATGGCAGAAGAGACCACGCCAGAAGCCGAAGAACAGAGCCAGGAGCAGACAGCTCCGGCGAAGGGTGTTCGTCGTCGCGCGGGCAAGCCGCCCGTCGAGACCGGCATCTTTCACATCAAGGCGACGTTCAACAACACGATCATCACGGTGACCGATCCCAAGGGCAACGCCATCGCCTGGTCGACGGCCGGTGCTTCGGGCTTCAAGGGCGCGCGCAAGTCGACTCCCTTCGCAGCGACCGTCGCAGCCGAAACCGCCGCCAAGAAGGCCATGGACCGCGGCATGCGCTCGGCCGAAGTTCGCGTCAAGGGCCCTGGCTCGGGTCGTGAAGCCGCGCTTCGCGCCATCCAGGCCATCGGCATTCGCGTCACCATGATCAAGGACGTCACTCCGCTGCCCCACAACGGCTGCCGCCCCAGCAAGCGGCGTCGGGTTTAA
- the rpmJ gene encoding 50S ribosomal protein L36: protein MKVRASVRKMCDKCKVIKRSGKVRVICSANPRHKQVQG, encoded by the coding sequence ATGAAAGTTCGGGCCTCAGTTCGCAAGATGTGCGACAAGTGCAAAGTCATTAAGCGAAGCGGCAAAGTCCGCGTGATTTGTTCGGCCAACCCGCGCCACAAGCAGGTGCAGGGCTAG
- the infA gene encoding translation initiation factor IF-1, with protein MSKEDMIQVQGTVVEPLPNAMFRVELDNGHKVLAHISGKMRKYFIKILPGDKVTVELSPYDLSRGRITYREK; from the coding sequence ATGTCGAAAGAAGACATGATTCAGGTGCAGGGAACGGTGGTTGAGCCACTGCCCAACGCCATGTTTCGAGTCGAACTCGATAACGGACACAAGGTGCTCGCGCATATCTCCGGGAAGATGCGCAAGTATTTCATCAAGATTCTCCCGGGTGACAAGGTGACGGTAGAGCTGTCCCCCTACGATCTTTCTCGTGGGCGGATCACCTACCGCGAGAAGTAG
- the rplQ gene encoding 50S ribosomal protein L17 has protein sequence MRHRRDVSKFGRTSSHRKAMWRNMLNSLIEHEAITTTETKAKELRRHADRIVTLGKEGVADTGVVEHTQRRRAYDRLRSRNSVSKLFDTIAPRYAEREGGYTRIIKLGFRKGDNAPLARVEFVEEALPKSSKKKRGAPKKTQSAASKPSTKKEAAEDAKVEAAAEEAAASTEATEEVEAAPATQAEAEVTEAPAAEASAEEAPAEEEKKPE, from the coding sequence ATGCGACATCGTAGAGACGTAAGTAAATTTGGCCGTACTTCGAGCCACCGCAAGGCCATGTGGCGCAACATGCTCAATTCGCTGATTGAGCATGAGGCGATCACCACCACCGAAACCAAGGCGAAGGAACTGCGCCGCCATGCCGACCGCATCGTGACGCTCGGCAAGGAAGGTGTTGCCGACACCGGCGTCGTGGAGCACACGCAGCGCCGCCGCGCCTATGACCGCCTGCGCAGCCGCAACAGCGTGTCGAAGCTCTTCGACACGATTGCGCCGCGCTATGCCGAGCGTGAGGGCGGCTACACCCGCATCATCAAGCTGGGCTTCCGCAAGGGCGACAACGCTCCGCTGGCCCGCGTGGAATTCGTTGAAGAAGCGCTTCCCAAGAGCAGCAAGAAGAAGCGCGGCGCTCCGAAGAAAACGCAGAGTGCCGCTTCTAAGCCTTCCACCAAAAAGGAAGCCGCCGAGGATGCCAAGGTCGAAGCCGCCGCTGAAGAAGCAGCAGCCAGCACCGAAGCGACCGAGGAAGTCGAAGCTGCGCCCGCCACGCAGGCCGAGGCCGAAGTGACCGAAGCACCCGCCGCAGAGGCAAGTGCCGAGGAAGCTCCCGCCGAGGAAGAGAAGAAGCCCGAATAA
- the rpsD gene encoding 30S ribosomal protein S4 has translation MARYTGSIARLSRREGIGLSRKGARVLERRPYPPGQHGQGRKKTSDYGVQLREKQKVKRIYGLLEKQFRRTFHEAHRMKGVTGENLLRLLEARLDNTLYRLNYANSRQHARQMIAHGHVRVNGHKVDIASYKVDVGDRIELSAKAKKNPDVARAIEIGEQVGVVPWLDQLKEEFAGVVKAHPARDELPLPVREVREQLIVELYSK, from the coding sequence GTGGCACGTTATACAGGAAGCATTGCACGACTTTCCCGCCGGGAAGGTATCGGTCTCTCACGCAAGGGCGCGCGCGTTCTCGAACGCCGTCCCTATCCCCCGGGCCAGCACGGTCAGGGCCGCAAGAAGACCTCGGACTATGGCGTTCAGCTTCGCGAGAAGCAGAAGGTCAAGCGCATCTACGGCCTGCTCGAGAAGCAGTTCCGTCGCACGTTCCACGAGGCGCACCGCATGAAGGGTGTGACCGGCGAGAACCTGCTGCGTCTGCTCGAGGCCCGGCTCGACAACACGCTCTACCGGCTCAACTACGCCAACTCGCGCCAGCATGCGCGCCAGATGATCGCCCACGGTCACGTGCGCGTGAACGGTCACAAGGTCGACATCGCCTCCTATAAGGTGGACGTCGGTGACCGTATCGAACTGAGCGCCAAGGCGAAGAAGAACCCGGACGTTGCTCGCGCCATCGAGATCGGCGAGCAGGTGGGCGTCGTTCCCTGGCTCGACCAGCTCAAGGAAGAGTTCGCTGGTGTGGTCAAGGCCCATCCGGCACGCGACGAGCTTCCGCTCCCGGTGCGCGAAGTCCGTGAGCAGCTCATCGTCGAGCTCTACTCGAAGTAA